The Sebastes umbrosus isolate fSebUmb1 chromosome 4, fSebUmb1.pri, whole genome shotgun sequence genome has a window encoding:
- the LOC119486761 gene encoding protein YIPF6-like, translated as MAAAAEEASRPFAGLSDVSISEDIPVEGDISVPLGPSSSRRDDELSTLDEPVKETILRDLRAVGQKFIHVLYPKRSSALLRDWDLWGPLLLCVTLALLLQGGAADSEAQGGPQFAEVFVIVWFGSIIITLNSKLLGGTISFFQSLCVLGYCILPLTAAMAVCRIVLVGGSGTVSFAVRLVVVTASFGWSTFASTAFLADSQPANRKALVVYPVFLFYFVIGWMILTFSPSQ; from the exons ATGGCTGCTGCTGCGGAGGAGGCCAGCAGACCGTTCGCTGGACTCTCTGATGTCTCCATCTCAGAGGACATCCCGGTGGAAGGAGACATCTCTGTCCCTCTGGGTCCGTCCAGCAGCAGGCGGGACGACGAGCTGTCCACGCTGGACGAGCCGGTGAAGGAGACCATCCTGCGGGACCTGAGAGCGGTGGGGCAGAAGTTCATCCACGTCCTGTACCCGAAGAGGAGCTCCGCTCTGCTGCGGGACTGGGACCTCTGGGGGCCCCTGCTGCTCTGCGTGACGCtggcgctgctgctgcagggaggGGCCGCGGACAGCGAG GCTCAGGGGGGGCCACAGTTCGCTGAG GTCTTCGTCATCGTCTGGTTCGgctccatcatcatcactctCAACTCCAAGCTGCTGGGCGGCACCATCTCCTTCTTCCAGAGCCTGTGCGTGTTGGGATACTGCATCCTGCCCCTGACGGCGGCCATGGCCGTGTGCCGGATCGTCCTGGTCGGCGGCTCGGGGACGGTGAGCTTCGCCGTGCGTCTGGTGGTGGTGACGGCGTCCTTCGGCTGGTCCACCTTCGCCTCCACGGCCTTCCTCGCCGACAGCCAGCCGGCCAACCGCAAGGCGCTGGTGGTGTACCCGGTGTTCCTCTTCTACTTCGTCATCGGGTGGATGATCCTGACGTTCTCGCCGTCACAGTAG
- the LOC119486760 gene encoding uncharacterized protein LOC119486760 produces MLGRSLSLQLKERMTHLSVCNVQLPCTVDFINTVAHLVNLRYLLFHQQDEGYGLDTVRPVPCGVFHNLLLSLRKLQHLSWGMWGEPPEPLPDDYLSPSDPEHPGAARYGGPALTSLELVDYSETILPGNALRSLTSLRSLTVRYRYIREGIGCCLTSWLSPLQQLESLTIIGGNSLAAYTTTIPSSVTRLTLHVAITLKDTDSIAPKVPGLEHLDIEQNRTTGSLCRHIPMLFPQLRMLRIR; encoded by the exons ATGCTCGGCCGGAGTCTGAGTCTGCAGCTGAAGGAGCGGATGACTCACCTGAGCGTGTGCAACGTGCAGCTGCCGTGCACGGTGGACTTCATCAACACGGTGGCTCACCTGGTGAACCTGCGCTACCTGCTGTTCCACCAGCAGGATGAGGGCTACGGGCTGGACACCGTGAGGCCGGTTCCCTGCGGAGTCTTCCACAACCTGCTGCTGAGCCTCAGGAAGCTCCAGCACCTGTCCTGGGGGATGTGGGGGGAGCCGCCGGAACCGCTACCTGATGACTACCTGAGTCCCTCGGACCCGGAGCACCCAG GAGCGGCCCGGTACGGCGGCCCGGCGCTGACCAGTCTGGAGCTGGTGGATTACTCAGAAACCATCCTGCCAGGGAACGCACTGAGGAGCCTGACCTCGCTGAGGTCGCTGACGGTCCGCTACAGGTACATCAGAGAGGGCATCGGGTGCTGCCTCACGTCCTGGCTGAGCCCCCTCCAACAGCTGGAGTCACTCACCATCATCG GCGGTAACTCTCTCGCTGCCTATACGACCACCATCCCGTCCAGTGTGACCAGGCTGACGCTGCATGTGGCCATAACCCTGAAAGACACGGACTCCATCGCTCCTAAAGTCCCGGGACTGGAGCACCTGGACATCGAGCAGAACCGCACCACCGGCAGCCTCTGCAGACACATCCCCATGCTGTTTCCTCAGCTCAGGATGCTCCGGATACGGTGA